The Saccharomyces paradoxus chromosome VIII, complete sequence genome has a window encoding:
- the ERP5 gene encoding Erp5p (Protein with similarity to Emp24p and Erv25p~similar to YHR110W), whose protein sequence is MKNILVYGICLLFALIQNVKGVHFYAKSGETKCFYEHLSRGNLLIGDLDLYVEKDVLFEEDPEATLTITVDETFDNDHRVLNQKNSHTGDFTFTALDTGEHRFCFTPFYSKKSARLRVFIELEIGNVEALDSKKKEDMNSLKGRVGQLTQRLCSIRKEQDAIREKEAEFRNQSESANSKIMTWSVFQLLILLGTCAFQLRYLKNFFVKQKVV, encoded by the coding sequence atgaagaatattttggTGTATGGCATTTGTCTGTTATTTGCTCTTATTCAAAACGTAAAAGGTGTCCATTTTTATGCAAAATCAGGGGAAACCAAATGCTTTTATGAACATTTATCGCGGGGAAACCTACTGATCGGCGATTTGGACTTGTATGTGGAAAAGGATGTTCTATTTGAAGAGGACCCTGAAGCCACTTTGACGATAACTGTAGATGAAACATTCGATAATGATCATCGTGTTTTAAATCAGAAAAACTCGCACACAGGTGATTTTACTTTCACAGCTTTAGATACAGGTGAACATAGATTTTGCTTTACCCCATTCTACAGCAAGAAATCTGCCAGACTAAGAGTATTCATTGAACTAGAAATCGGTAATGTCGAGGCCCTTgatagtaaaaaaaaagaagacatGAATTCACTCAAGGGAAGGGTCGGTCAGCTGACTCAAAGGTTATGTTCTATTCGCAAGGAGCAAGACGCTATTAGAGAAAAAGAGGCAGAATTCAGAAACCAAAGTGAATCAGCCAATAGCAAGATAATGACGTGGTCTGtatttcaacttcttaTATTACTGGGTACCTGCGCCTTCCAGCTACGCTATCTCAAGAATTTCTTCGTCAAACAGAAGGTTGTATAA
- the UBA4 gene encoding Uba4p (E1-like protein that activates Urm1p before urmylation~similar to YHR111W) produces the protein MSDHELDGTTSELEALRLENARLREQLAKRKDNSQNYPLSLEEYQRYGRQMIVEETGGVAGQVKLKNSKVLVVGAGGLGCPALPYLAGAGVGQIGIVDNDVVETSNLHRQVLHDSSRVGMLKCESARQYITKLNPHINVVTYPVRLNSSNAFEIFRYYDYVLDCTDSPLTRYLVSDVAVNLGITVVSASGLGTEGQLTILNFNNMGPCYRCFYPTPPPPNAVTSCQEGGVIGPCIGLVGTMMAVETLKLILGIYTEENFSPFLMLYSGFPQQSLRTFKMRGRQEKCLCCGKNRTITKEAIEKGEINYELFCGSRNYSVCESDERISVEAFQNIYKDNGFLPRHIFLDVRPSHHYEISHFPEAVNIPIKKLRDMGGDLKKLQEELPTVERDSDIVVLCRYGNDSQLATRLLKDKFGLSNVRDVRGGYFKYIDDIDQTIPKY, from the coding sequence ATGAGCGACCACGAGCTTGATGGTACCACATCTGAACTTGAGGCACTAAGATTGGAAAATGCGCGATTAAGAGAGCAACTCGCCAAGAGGAAAGACAACAGTCAGAACTACCCACTAtctttggaagaatacCAGCGCTACGGGAGACAAATGattgttgaagaaacagGCGGTGTAGCAGGCCaagtaaaattgaaaaattcgaaaGTTTTAGTAGTTGGTGCTGGTGGTTTGGGGTGTCCCGCCTTGCCCTACTTGGCGGGCGCAGGCGTGGGTCAGATCGGTATAGTAGATAACGATGTAGTAGAAACTTCCAATTTGCATAGGCAAGTTCTCCATGATTCTAGTAGAGTCGGTATGTTGAAATGTGAGTCGGCCAGGCAATATATCACGAAACTAAATCCGCACATTAACGTCGTCACCTATCCCGTTAGATTGAATTCCAGTAATGCCTTTGAGATTTTTAGATATTACGATTATGTATTAGACTGTACAGATTCCCCATTGACCAGATATTTAGTGTCTGATGTTGCGGTTAATCTGGGAATAACAGTGGTGTCAGCATCCGGTTTGGGAACAGAGGGCCAGCTAACTATATTGAACTTCAACAACATGGGACCATGTTACAGATGCTTTTATCCGACCCCTCCACCACCAAATGCGGTGACTTCCTGTCAAGAAGGCGGTGTGATAGGCCCATGCATTGGACTAGTTGGAACGATGATGGCTGTTGAGACTTTAAAGCTCATCCTAGGAATCTACACCGAGGAGAATTTTAGTCCCTTTTTGATGTTATATTCAGGCTTCCCGCAGCAAAGCCTGCGCACTTTCAAAATGAGAGGCAGACAAGAGAAGTGCCTGTGTTGCGGTAAGAATCGAACAATAACAAAAGAAGCCATCGAAAAGGGAGAGATCAATTACGAACTGTTCTGCGGTTCACGAAACTATAGTGTATGCGAGTCTGACGAAAGGATCAGTGTGGAAGCATTTCAGAATATATACAAGGATAATGGATTTCTACCGAGACACATCTTCCTTGACGTTAGACCCTCCCACCACTATGAGATATCTCACTTCCCCGAGGCAGTCAATATTCCAATCAAAAAGTTAAGAGATATGGGCGGGGATcttaaaaaattacaagaagaaCTCCCTACTGTAGAAAGGGACAGTGATATAGTGGTTCTTTGTCGTTATGGTAACGACTCTCAATTAGCTACAAGATTGTTGAAAGATAAATTTGGGCTCTCTAATGTACGTGATGTGAGAGGAGGTTACTTCAAGTACATAGACGATATTGATCAAACCATTCCTAAATATTAG
- a CDS encoding putative cystathionine beta-lyase (similar to YHR112C): MDVKADCTKRARKMVDLSTALIHGDDKDNRVSDVAPPINVSTTFRYDDDDLVPWTERENLDFMEKKPVYSRLAHPNSTRLESIFSEILDGYAVIYSSGLAAFYAAMVHYNPKKIFIGQSYHGVRAIANILTRNYGIKQYPLEDIEKYASEGDIVHLESPVNPYGTSSDIESLARRAHAKGALLIVDSTFASPPLQYAWNFGADIILYSATKYFGGHSDLLSGVIVVKEEATSRQLKDDRIYLGTNVANLESFMLLRSLRTYEMRITKQSENATKIVKFLSDHQSEFDKVLKTIYHSSLQTEEFVKKQLVGGYGPVFAITLHTKEQCKRLPLKLKYFHHATSLGGIESLVEWRAMTDPYIDQTLIRVSVGCESANDLIKDLASALKELQDAA, encoded by the coding sequence ATGGATGTAAAGGCAGACTGTACGAAAAGAGCACGTAAGATGGTCGACTTGTCAACAGCTTTGATTCATGGCGATGATAAAGATAACAGGGTTAGTGACGTGGCACCCCCAATCAATGTCTCTACAACCTTCCGTtacgatgatgacgatcTAGTTCCATGGACAGAGCGTGAAAACTTGGACTTTatggaaaagaaacctGTATATTCACGACTAGCACATCCAAACAGCACCAGATTGGAAAGTATCTTCTCAGAGATCCTCGATGGTTATGCTGTCATTTATTCCTCCGGTTTAGCTGCGTTCTATGCGGCAATGGTGCATTACAACCCTAAGAAGATCTTTATCGGACAGAGCTACCATGGTGTTCGAGCAATTGCAAACATATTGACCCGTAATTACGGCATTAAGCAATATCCCTtagaagatattgaaaaatacgcTTCTGAAGGTGACATCGTCCACTTAGAATCTCCTGTAAATCCATATGGTACCTCTTCTGATATCGAGAGTTTGGCCCGCAGAGCCCATGCAAAAGGTGCCCTACTCATAGTGGATTCCACATTCGCATCTCCACCATTGCAATACGCATGGAATTTTGGAGCCGATATTATCTTGTACTCTGCTACTAAGTACTTTGGTGGCCATTCAGACTTGTTGAGTGGCGTCATTGTggtgaaagaagaagcaacATCTCGACAACTAAAAGACGACAGAATTTATTTAGGCACAAACGTGGCAAATCTGGAAAGCTTTATGTTGTTGCGGTCCCTGAGGACCTACGAAATGAGAATAACTAAACAATCAGAAAACGCTACGAAAATAGTCAAATTTTTGTCAGATCACCAATCTGAATTTGACAAAGTACTGAAGACGATTTACCACTCTTCTTTGCAAACAGAAGAGTTTGTTAAAAAGCAACTGGTGGGCGGATATGGTCCCGTTTTTGCTATCACTCTACACACCAAGGAGCAGTGTAAACGGTTACCCCTaaagttgaaatattttcatcatgCAACCTCACTAGGTGGAATCGAGTCTCTTGTTGAATGGAGAGCAATGACCGATCCATATATCGACCAAACTTTAATAAGAGTATCTGTGGGGTGTGAATCCGCTAATGACTTAATTAAGGATTTAGCTTCTGCGTTGAAGGAATTGCAAGACGCAGCTTGA
- the APE4 gene encoding aspartyl aminopeptidase (Cytoplasmic aspartyl aminopeptidase with possible vacuole function~similar to YHR113W), whose product MFRIQLRTMSSKACKNDYPKEFVSFLNSSHSPYHAVHNIKKHLVSRGFKELSERDSWAGIVARKGKYFVTRNGSSIIAFAVGGKWEPGNPIAITGAHTDSPVLRIKPISKRVSEKYLQVGVECYGGAIWHSWFDKDLGVAGRVFVKDAKTGKSIARLVDLDRPLLKIPTLAIHLDRDVNQKFEFNKETQLLPIGGLQGDNAEMNSEKEIDNGGFTSIKTIVQRHHAELLELVAKELAIDAIEDIEDFELILYDHNASTLGGFNDEFVFSGRLDNLTSCFTSLHGLTLAADTEIDQESGIRLMACFDHEEIGSSSAQGADSNFLPNILERLSILKGDGSDESKPLSHSSILETSAKSFFLSSDVAHAVHPNYANKYESQHKPLLGGGPVIKINANQRYMTNSPGLVLVKRLAEAAKVPLQLFVVANDSPCGSTIGPILASKTGIRTLDIGNPVLSMHSIRETAGSSDLEFQIRLFKEFFERYTSIESEIVV is encoded by the coding sequence ATGTTTAGGATACAACTGAGAACTATGTCCAGCAAAGCATGCAAGAATGATTACCCAAAGGAGTTTGTCAGTTTCTTAAACAGCTCGCACTCTCCTTACCATGCAGTTcataatatcaaaaagcATTTGGTGTCAAGAGGTTTCAAAGAATTGAGTGAACGCGACTCATGGGCTGGTATCGTTGCACGAAAAGGCAAGTACTTTGTGACAAGAAATGGCTCTTCTATTATTGCATTTGCTGTTGGTGGGAAATGGGAGCCTGGTAATCCGATTGCTATTACGGGCGCTCACACTGATTCCCCTGTATTAAGAATCAAGCCTATTTCCAAAAGGGTTAGTGAGAAGTATCTACAAGTGGGCGTTGAGTGCTACGGTGGTGCTATCTGGCATTCATGGTTTGATAAGGATTTGGGCGTTGCCGGAAGAGTTTTTGTAAAGGACGCCAAAACTGGAAAATCTATTGCTAGATTGGTAGATTTGGATAGACCTTTGCTAAAGATTCCCACTTTAGCTATTCACCTGGATAGAGACgtaaatcaaaaattcgagttcaataaagaaactCAACTGTTACCGATTGGTGGTTTGCAAGGAGACAACGCAGAAATGAATTCTGAAAAGGAGATTGATAACGGTGGTTTTACCTCTATCAAGACGATAGTGCAGAGGCACCACGCAGAACTTTTGGAGCTAGTCGCCAAGGAACTCGCTATCGATGCAATTGAAGACATTGAAGACTTCGAATTGATTCTTTACGATCATAACGCATCTACGCTCGGCGGGTTCAACGACGAGTTTGTCTTCTCCGGGAGATTAGATAATTTGACGTCTTGTTTCACATCATTGCACGGTTTGACGTTAGCAGCTGACACAGAAATCGATCAAGAATCTGGCATTAGATTGATGGCATGCTTTGATCATGAGGAGATTGGCTCATCTTCCGCTCAAGGAGCAGATTCCAACTTCTTGCCTAATATCTTAGAGAGGTTGTCTATTTTAAAAGGGGACGGTTCTGATGAATCTAAGCCATTGTCCCACTCGTCGATATTGGAAACTTCTGCCAAATCGTTCTTCCTATCCTCTGATGTTGCTCACGCAGTTCATCCAAACTATGCGAACAAATATGAAAGCCAGCATAAACCTTTATTGGGTGGTGGTCCCGTAATCAAGATTAACGCAAATCAACGTTACATGACCAATTCACCAGGCCTAGTCTTGGTGAAAAGACTAGCAGAAGCTGCTAAAGTACCTCTGCAATTGTTTGTTGTAGCTAATGATTCCCCATGTGGATCCACCATCGGTCCCATTTTGGCCTCAAAGACAGGTATTAGAACTCTAGATATAGGTAATCCCGTGTTGAGTATGCATTCCATTAGAGAGACCGCTGGTTCTTCGGACTTGGAGTTTCAGATCAGATTATTtaaggaattttttgaacgCTACACTTCCATAGAATCCGAAATTGTTGTTTAA
- the BZZ1 gene encoding Bzz1p (SH3 domain protein implicated in regulating actin polymerization~similar to YHR114W): MSANLSVGNEIKDSFKETHKWVQNNLKWLKDIEQFYRERAKLEKDYSERLSRLSAEYFSKKSSTSVPISVGDTPTTTPGSVEAAGVVAWNEILSQTDMISKDHNQLSTDFENHVANQLSGLFTKLDMTLSKINGFNNDMVNKKDNIYHELEKAKKDYDEACSTMEMARNRYTKASNDRNKKKLDEKEVEMNKCKNEYLIKINQANRTKDKYYFQDVPEVLDLLQDMNEAKTLFLNDLWLKAASVENDLGTNVSKRLQAANSVVKQNKPSLNTAIFIKHNLKNWKEPQDFIYKPSPVWHDDEKFAVPSSLEVEDLRIKLAKAENDYNLLQDKTQNELSKLSTLNKIKHEMKTNEDNANATKFYDTLKEYLNIVSPFTSHETLKLQAEVEIESIQNNVPEEYDLSTDNIDLSKTKKKSGIFSKLKHNILNVDSRPPSGGSAGSGNGGPLHITSLFNTSRRTRLGATTNNAGEDSDNTSIRTTGTTNTTKTTKTSSDDGKNKVLYAYVQQDDDEISITPGDKILLVARDTGSGWTKINNDTTGETGLVPTTYIRISSAATARTNDRGPAPEVPPPRRSTLPVRTMEAMYAYEAQGDDEMSIEVGDVITVIRGDDGSGWTYGECDGLKGLFPTSYCK, from the coding sequence ATGAGTGCAAATTTATCAGTTGGTAATGAAATTAAAGATTCATTCAAAGAAACCCATAAATGGGTTCAGAATAACTTAAAATGGTTGAAGGATATTGAGCAATTCTATCGGGAAAGGGCtaaattagaaaaagaCTACAGTGAGAGGTTATCTCGCTTATCAGCAGAGTACTTTAGTAAGAAATCTTCAACCTCGGTTCCTATCTCTGTAGGTGACACACCTACTACCACGCCAGGGTCCGTTGAAGCTGCAGGTGTAGTTGCATGGAATGAGATTCTATCTCAGACTGACATGATTTCCAAGGACCATAATCAATTATCaacagattttgaaaatcatgTAGCAAATCAATTGAGTGGATTATTCACTAAGCTCGATATGACCTTAAGCAAGATAAATGGATTTAACAATGACATGGTCAATAAAAAGGATAACATTTATCATGAACTGGAAAAAGCCAAGAAGGACTACGACGAAGCCTGTTCCACTATGGAAATGGCAAGAAATAGATATACCAAGGCATCTAAtgatagaaataaaaagaaactggATGAAAAAGAGGTAGAAATGAATAAGTgcaaaaatgaatatttaaTCAAGATCAACCAGGCGAATAGAACTAAGgacaaatattattttcaagATGTTCCTGAAGTGCTAGATCTTCTACAAGACATGAATGAGGCAAAGACCCTTTTCTTAAACGATCTGTGGTTGAAGGCGGCTTCTGTCGAAAACGATCTGGGTACAAATGTCAGCAAGAGATTGCAGGCTGCAAATTCTGTTGTAAAGCAGAATAAACCCTCTTTGAACACGGCCATCTTTATCAAGCACAATCTaaagaattggaaagaaCCCCAAGACTTTATCTACAAGCCATCACCAGTATGGcatgatgatgaaaagtttGCAGTTCCTTCTTCACTTGAAGTTGAAGACTTGAGAATAAAGCTGGCAAAAGCAGAAAATGATTACAATTTATTGCAAGATAAAACTCAAAATGAGTTATCTAAACTCTCCACTTTGAACAAGATAAAACAcgaaatgaaaacaaatgaagataatgCCAATGCCACTAAATTTTACGATACATTAAAGGAATATTTAAACATTGTTTCACCCTTTACTTCGCACGAAACATTAAAATTGCAAGCCgaagttgaaattgaaagcATTCAAAATAATGTTCCTGAAGAATATGATTTGTCCACAGACAATATCGATCTTTCcaaaacgaagaaaaaatctgGAATATTCAGTAAGCTCAAGCACAACATATTGAACGTTGACTCGAGACCTCCAAGCGGAGGAAGTGCTGGAAGTGGCAACGGAGGACCCTTGCATATAACAAGTCTTTTCAATACATCAAGAAGAACCAGGCTAGGTGCTACTACCAACAACGCTGGTGAAGATTCGGATAATACTTCTATACGTACTACCGGTACCACTAATACTACGAAAACCACAAAAACCTCCAGTGACGACGGCAAGAATAAAGTATTGTATGCATACGTGCAGCAGgatgatgacgaaattAGTATTACGCCTGGAgacaaaattttattgGTTGCACGCGACACAGGTTCTGGATGGACAAAGATAAATAACGACACCACTGGCGAAACCGGCCTCGTACCCACCACATATATTCGCATATCTAGCGCGGCTACGGCTAGAACAAATGATAGAGGTCCTGCACCGGAAGTACCACCACCGAGAAGGAGTACTCTACCTGTTAGGACCATGGAGGCTATGTATGCCTATGAGGCACAAGGAGATGATGAGATGTCAATTGAAGTGGGGGACGTAATTACTGTGATCAGAGGCGATGATGGAAGTGGATGGACGTACGGTGAATGTGATGGACTCAAAGGTCTGTTTCCTACCAGTTACTGTAAATGA
- the DMA1 gene encoding ubiquitin-conjugating protein DMA1 (Ubiquitin-protein ligase (E3)~similar to YHR115C), with protein sequence MSINTVPSSPPNQTPSAASAVAASHDHTKFNNSIRLPISISLTINDTPNNSSNNNGVTNGLGILPSRTATSLAITNNSSTNSNVAATATAATATVETNTAPAVNTTKSIRHFIYPPNQANQTEFSLDIHLPPNTSLPERIDQPTLRRRMDKHGLFSIRLTPFIDTSSSSVANQGLFFDPIIRTAGAGSQIIIGRYTERVREAISKIPDQYHPVVFKSKVISRTHGCFKVDDQGNWFLKDVKSSSGTFLNHQRLSSASTTSKDYLLRDGDIIQLGMDFRGGTEEIYRCVKMKIELNKSWKLKANAFNKEALSRIKNLQKLTTGLEQEDCSICLNKIKPCQAIFISPCAHSWHFHCVRRLVIMSYPQFMCPNCRTNCDLETTLESESESESESENENEDEPDIEMDIDMEINNNLGVRLID encoded by the coding sequence ATGTCTATTAATACTGTTCCCTCATCACCCCCCAACCAGACGCCATCTGCTGCTTCTGCCGTTGCTGCTTCTCACGATCACACCAAGTTCAATAATTCTATCAGACTACCGATATCCATCTCTCTCACCATAAACGATACGCCTAACAATAGCAGCAATAATAATGGCGTTACTAATGGTTTAGGTATTTTACCATCGCGTACGGCTACATCTTTAGCCATTACAAATAACAGCAGCACAAATAGCAATGTTGCTGCTACTGCCACTGCTGCTACTGCCACTGTGGAGACAAATACAGCCCCCGCTGTGAATACTACAAAAAGTATCCGCCATTTCATATATCCTCCAAACCAAGCGAATCAGACGGAGTTTTCACTTGACATACATCTGCCACCAAATACCTCGCTACCGGAACGGATAGACCAACCTACTTTGAGACGCAGAATGGACAAGCACGGGCTTTTCAGCATTAGGCTAACCCCATTTATAGATACTTCATCCTCCTCTGTGGCTAACCAAggtcttttctttgatccCATCATTAGGACTGCGGGTGCAGGCTCTCAAATAATCATTGGAAGATACACCGAAAGAGTAAGAGAGGCAATTTCCAAGATTCCAGATCAATATCATCCTGTCGTGTTCAAATCAAAAGTGATATCCAGGACCCATGGATGTTTCAAAGTTGATGACCAGGGAAATTGGTTTTTGAAAGACGTCAAATCTTCCAGTGGGACCTTTTTGAACCACCAACGTTTATCTTCGGCGTCTACCACTTCTAAGGACTACCTTTTACGTGACGGAGATATCATACAACTGGGTATGGACTTTCGTGGCGGTACGGAAGAGATATATCGTTGCGTCAAGATGAAAATAGAATTGAACAAGTCTTGGAAATTAAAGGCCAATGcattcaataaagaagCCTTGAGccgaataaaaaatttgcagAAATTAACTACGGGTTTAGAGCAAGAAGATTGTTCCATTTGtctaaacaaaataaaaccTTGCCAAGCTATTTTCATATCACCATGTGCCCATAGTTGGCATTTCCATTGTGTGAGAAGACTGGTCATTATGAGTTATCCTCAATTCATGTGTCCGAATTGTAGGACAAATTGTGATTTGGAAACTACTTTAGAATCCGAATCCGAGTCTGAATCCGAATCTGAAAATGAGAACGAAGATGAACCAGATATTGAAATGGATATAGACATGGAAATAAATAACAATTTGGGTGTTCGCCTAATAGATTAA
- the COX23 gene encoding Cox23p (Protein that functions in mitochondrial copper homeostasis~similar to YHR116W), translating to MTNDNSDTTNNTINSGSNNSQSSSSSTPSVTRGPVTDRTKVNYVPKSNDPSSFQYYPDDPENPVNKYKFALKADSQYYDPCEESSKLSFQCLERNDYDRSKCQEYFDAYRECKKQWLTARRKNREQWE from the coding sequence ATGACCAACGATAATAGCGATACCACCAACAACACTATCAATAGTGGCAGCAACAACTCACAATCGTCTTCGTCTTCGACGCCATCAGTGACCAGAGGACCTGTAACTGACAGGACCAAAGTCAACTATGTGCCAAAGAGTAACGATCCGTCGTCATTCCAATACTATCCAGACGATCCGGAGAACCCAGTAAACAAGTATAAATTCGCTTTAAAGGCGGACAGCCAGTACTATGATCCCTGCGAGGAGTCCTCCAAGCTTAGTTTTCAGTGCCTTGAGCGCAACGATTACGACCGATCCAAGTGTCAAGAATACTTTGACGCATACCGCGAATGCAAGAAACAGTGGCTGACAGCCAGGAGAAAGAACAGGGAACAGTGGGAGTGA